From a region of the Candidatus Binatia bacterium genome:
- a CDS encoding DoxX-like family protein has translation GVVECGLALWVLSGWQPFLAALTQTALLVALNTNGIIFARHVIHDPAGMVVKNFAFVVLMWVAAAQAGR, from the coding sequence GGCGTCGTCGAGTGCGGTCTGGCGCTCTGGGTGCTGAGCGGATGGCAGCCGTTCCTTGCGGCGCTGACGCAGACGGCGCTGCTGGTCGCCTTGAACACGAATGGGATCATATTCGCCCGGCACGTTATCCACGACCCGGCGGGCATGGTGGTCAAGAACTTCGCCTTCGTCGTGCTCATGTGGGTCGCGGCGGCGCAGGCGGGCCGTTAG